GCGCGTGCCGGTGGACTCCTCGATCATGCGCACGCCGATGTAGGGCGGGCTGCCCACGCCGGCCGACCCGTAGAAGCCTTCGCCCGGACGCTTCTTGCCGAACTCCAGCAGGTCCTTGAAGGTCTTGAAGCCGGTGGCCGGGTTGGCCACCACCACCATCGGTGCCATGACGCCGCGGCTGACCGCCGCCAGGTCCTTCTCGGGGTCGAACGGCAGCGTGCGGTACAGCGACGGGTTGATGCCCAGCGACGAGTTGGACGCCACCAGCAGCGTGTAGCCGTCGGGCTCCGCCTTGGCCACCAGGTCGGCGCCGATGTTGCCGCTGGCGCCCGGCTTGTTCTCCACCAGGAAGGTCTGCTTGAGCTGTTCGGTCAGCGCCTGGGCCAGGATGCGGCCGAAGACATCGGTGCCGCCGCCGGGCGACGACGGCACGACGATGCGCACCGGCTTGCTCGGCCAGGCGGCCTGCTGGGCGAACACCGAAGGGGCCGGCAGGCCCAGGGCCGCGAGCGCGGCGAACGACAGGCGGCGGCGGGCCGGGGATGCGCAGGTGGTCATCGTCTGGGGGTCTCGAAGGAAAGGAGCACAACGGGTCAGCGGATGGCGCGCGCGGCGGCCTTCCACAGCGCCCAGGGCCGGTCGACCTGGCCCTCGGTGCTGGCCATGGCGGCCTGCGCCTCCTCGGCGCTCAGGTACTGCGGGTCGCCGAGCTGGAGGGCCTGCGACTGGATGCGCGCGTTCACCTCGGCGTAGACCGCCCGGTAGACGGCCAGCTTCAACGACGGTCCCACCGTCGTCGAGCCGTGCCCGCGCATCAGCACGCAGTGGCTGGGGCCGAGCACCTGCGCCAGCGCCCGGCCGAGCCGGTCGTCGCGCACCAGCAGGTCGGTCCCGTCGCCGGCCACGTCGCGGATCTCGAACACCGGCGCGCCGCCGCCGAGGAAGCCGCTCATGTGGCAGACCGGGCGCAGCCGCTCGCGCCGCGACACCGTGAAGGGCACCACCGCCGGCGAATGGCTGTGCACCACCGCCATCACGTCCGGGCGGGCGCGGTAGATCGCACCGTGGATGAAGCGTTCGAGGTAGACGCGGCGGTCGCCGGCGTCCACCGGCGTGCCGTCGAGCTCGAAGCTCACGATGTCCTCGCGGCACACCTGGGCCGGGGCCATGTTGCGCGCCAGCAGGAAGTGCGCGGGGCTGCGGTCGTGGCGCACGCTGACGTGGCCGAAGGCGTCGAGCACGCCCTGCATGCCCAGGATGTGGTTGGCGTCGACGAGGTCGTCGATCAGCGCCGGGTCGGCGGAGGACAGCGGGGACATCGAGTTCGTGCCGTGGCGAAGCGCCGCAGCATAAGCACCGCGGCGCCGATCCTCAACATTGATTGCTCGTTCCATCAACGCGCAATCTTGACCATGCCGCGGCCGAGGACGAAGAATCGCACCCCCCTTTCGGAGAACCTTCTTGTCCAAGCTTCAACTCTCCGTCGCCATGGGCGACTACGACCGCACCCGTGCGCTGCAGGACGGCCAGGTGCAGATCGACGGCGTCGACCCGGTGTTCATGCTGCTCGAACCGGAAGAGATCTTCTTCCGCGCCTTCCGCAACCTGGAGTTCGACCTCTGCGAGATCTCGTTCTCCAGCTTCCTGGTCAAGCACTCGCGCGGCGAGAGCCCGTTCGTGGCGGTGCCGGTGTTCCTGTCGCGCGCCTTCCGCCACACCGCCATCTACGTTCGCAAGGACCGCATCCAGCGGCCCGAGGACCTGCGCGGCAAGCGCATCGGCGTGCCCGAGTACCAGCTCACCGCGAACGTCTGGGCGCGCGCGCTGCTCAAGGACGAGCACGGCATCGACCCGTCGGAGGTGCGCTGGGTGCGCGGCGGCCTGGAGGACCCGGGCCGCCCGGAGAAGATCGGCTTCGACCTGCCGCCCGGCGTGACCATCGAGTCGGCGCCCGAGGGCCGCACCATCTCCTCGATGCTCGACGAGGGCGAGATCGACGCGGTGATCGCGCCGCGTCCGCCCAGCGGCTTCGGTGTCCACCCGCAGGTGGGCTGGCTGTACCCTGACACCACGGCCGCGGCACGCGACTACCACCGCCGCACCGGCGTCTTCCCCATCATGCACCTGCTGGGCATCCGCAAGCCGCTGGTCGAGCGCCACCCCCTGGCTGCCGGTGGCCGCGTACAAGGCCTTCGATGCGGCCAAGCGGCTGGCGCAGCAGCGGCTGGCCGACCCGTCGGCGCCCAAGGTCACCCTGCCCTTCCTGGAGGAGCAGGTCCGCGAGTCGGTGGACC
The sequence above is a segment of the Aquabacterium sp. J223 genome. Coding sequences within it:
- a CDS encoding class II aldolase/adducin family protein; protein product: MSPLSSADPALIDDLVDANHILGMQGVLDAFGHVSVRHDRSPAHFLLARNMAPAQVCREDIVSFELDGTPVDAGDRRVYLERFIHGAIYRARPDVMAVVHSHSPAVVPFTVSRRERLRPVCHMSGFLGGGAPVFEIRDVAGDGTDLLVRDDRLGRALAQVLGPSHCVLMRGHGSTTVGPSLKLAVYRAVYAEVNARIQSQALQLGDPQYLSAEEAQAAMASTEGQVDRPWALWKAAARAIR
- a CDS encoding tripartite tricarboxylate transporter substrate binding protein, which encodes MTTCASPARRRLSFAALAALGLPAPSVFAQQAAWPSKPVRIVVPSSPGGGTDVFGRILAQALTEQLKQTFLVENKPGASGNIGADLVAKAEPDGYTLLVASNSSLGINPSLYRTLPFDPEKDLAAVSRGVMAPMVVVANPATGFKTFKDLLEFGKKRPGEGFYGSAGVGSPPYIGVRMIEESTGTRFMHVPYKGVAPAYQDLLSGRLQFMFTDLATIEQHIRAGKVTALAVNQKTPLLPGVPTLAEAGHGDIHAWTSFSVMAPGRTPPALVGRIAGEIGRAMRTPAVAQRLEQQALIPVFDTPKDFAAELQKEREHWGSFIRRHDIRPEQS